The Ptychodera flava strain L36383 chromosome 18, AS_Pfla_20210202, whole genome shotgun sequence sequence TTTTGAATCTGTCCTGTAACGGATTCTTCCCCAATCACCGGATCTGACGTAATTGCAGCCAGCGTTGTAATCTCCACCAATCAAAATGTCCTTCAGgaaataaagataaaaattaAAGATTCCAATTTACGGTTTCTGAGTGTAAAACTGACTTCGAAATTTCTCAGAATGTTCAGAGTTGTACGAGAATGCACTAAGTCCCTGTTATTGTAATACTATGTGTTATTATGATTTACTATGTGATATTATGTAATAATATGTGACAATGTTAAACTATGTAATACTATGTGATACTGTTATAGTATGTGATATATGTGATATTCTGTAATACTATGTAATAGATGCAGCTGATGCAAATACATTCTTACACCTGGCTCTGTTTTCAACATCTGAATAAAGAAAGGCCGTAATTATGACATATAATTTCTATTGGAATAAACTTACGATCGAAATGAAAATGCTGTGAAAGAACGaattataattatttgaaaGTTCATTTATTTAAGAAGCTCGACTAAGACTACCGACAACCAGTCAGTTCGGATTAATTAAAGAGACTAACTCACAGGAATGATCTTAGAGTTGAATATTCTCGATTACTGTACAAAATTAGACTTACCGATACTCCCCAGCGGGATTCAATTGCTGAGTTGACTTCAACGAAGTGGTCAATTTCAGCGACAGCGTCACTGGGTTTAACGTGCGTTACACTGAACACAAAGTCCTTCAGATCTGAAAGAGATAATTCTCCTTAAAAAATTGCCTCTAAATTGTTTAAATCATTAACTTTTGATAAACAAGCGAGGTAATTCTTTGATGATTGTCGTGAAAATTTTTATGAAGTGTCCTTTCGACTTAGCCAGTGTTCTTTCCCAAGGAACTTCCCGACTGAGAGGATGGAACGTGATGGAACGTGGTCGACGTTGTCAAGTGAGCTTTACAATTGACAATAAATTCTGTGATAACGAAGATATGATGTCTTGAGGATGTACACTGTCTGATCACTGCTCTATCGACTGATGCCGATGAATAAATAGAAGTTTCTCTGCCGAGTCGATATGTTTCCATCattacatttcaaataaacatgATACCTTACGTTGAGACAAAGCTGACAAACCAAAATGCACGCTGAAACCTACAAGTCCACTAGCCGATTAGCTTTTGTCTTTAACTTTGCCCGGGCTTACGTTGTAGTTACTTACTAATCAAGCTATCGCCTCATCATCGACGCAACAGTCTGATGAAGTTTCTGTCAGTTATTTACTCTGTAATAGATATTCATAAAGCCATCGAATTGCGGAAAGCTTGAGTGAAAACCATCGCCTTATAAGGCTTGCATTACGTCTTGAAAAATTAGTGTCTTGCAACAAAGTCAGGGATGTACTTGTCTTTCTTCCCCAGTGATGATGGATGTTACAAAGAAAACggtaaaaaaatagtttctcaacaATCGGACATCGTGCTTGGTTCACGTAACTATCAAAACATATTACAACATTCTCGTAAATCACAAACGATTTAATTCGATCTGTAGGATCGAGCGTACATGTAGTCGGGTCATCTCGAGCTGCTTTGTCGTCAGGCTATGTCAAGTTAAAACGAATGACTTAAAAACATCCCCTTACTTGTACTCGGTGAAGAAAATCTGACATTGAAGTTGGGCCGTTCAAGGAAATCATTTGAGTCAGCGTATGTGAATCTATCGATCACGCTGAACTTGGAATGTCTGAAATGAAACcgtaaaaagaaaattagtAAAAGGCGTGACCTTGACTTTGTATCACTCTTGTTTTCAATTCACCATCACGATTGAAAGTTAAAACACTTTAGGAATCCTTGATACACGAGGCTTGTAAGATGAATGTGAATTTGTTGTTGAGCATATCACGAGTAAGGGTAGATTATGGCGTACTGACGGTGATATCAATGCCAAGTTTAAACCAATCTGTATGCTGTTTAAAACTGACAATGCAACCTACATATACAGGCTATGTGAGCAAGAAAATCATAAATGTAACTGAGTATAAACACTCATATTCTACACACTTTTCAATGCCTTTATATCTATGTGCAGAAAGCTAGTAGAGccaaaaagtatgcaaatgtGAGAACGTTCACTTCAAATATTTCCTCAAGTGAAATGATTGAATGTGAGTGTGTTCTACAGCATTACGGATAGTGTCCTTTCCATCTGACTCTGTTTACTAAACTACAAGTAGCTTTTGTATAATTCTataatttatacatgtatagcCAAGAatgatcccaaattagtttcaatcgtgtcaattcaaaatgttttctttctttactGTCCTTATTTTCACATCAAACCCACGATTTTAATCTCGTACTCACCTATAGTAAACAGCGTACTGTTCCTTGCTTGAAGAACGCCCTAAACGTTCACTGACTTCCATTCTGAATGCACCACCAGCCTTACTGTGACAagaacgaaaaataaaaatttacaaagctTCGCAaagcaggaattttttttgtttatgggtcattaagatggtttcttaatgAGAATGTTCCAAATAACATCGAAGTTAAAGACTTTGCGAGCAAGAATAATTGCTTGTCCGACGAGAAGTTCGGAAATTACCCTAGCATGAAAGGCCAAATTGATAAATTGTTGCCGCCGATGCTATCATTGAAGCTACAAATATCTTTTCTTCTAAGTAGATAGTCTTGAGTACAAGTTGAACAACATGAGCACAAAAAGTTGTTCGAATTAGGTCGTCGGAAGCCAATGTCACCAACCATTATAATCTTGAGTGACAAAGATACAGTGAGGAAGTGGCGTTAACGTTTTCAGTGATGACGATCGTATACCCGGGCTAATATTTTTTTGACGGATACCAATAAGAATCTATTGATAAATATCCTATACATACGCATTGATAGCATTTAGCAAATTGCCAGGTGTGCTTAAGCTTGCATCTCTAATCTCTTGGATGGCGATGATGTCATAGAGCATACAGgtctgtaaaaataataaaactaaGTTAAACATGTATAAGAAACGCTCCTGTGGTGGACTTCAACTCATGATCATACACTTCACATTTAGTAGGAATGATTTACAATCCATTGGATCAATCCAATTTTACTTGACGTGTATCTTACCGTCCTGTACACTTTTCAGTTCCTCCAAGGAGTTCCTAAATTGGCGCTGTCACTCATAGAAACCAACGGTTCATGTCAATAATATGGATGACCGACCTATAAAAATAGTTCAATGTTGATGAACATGAAATTGACGTCACTTACGTCGACGATGACGTCAACAACGTCGGGTTTGCCCATTTTGGTGACTCCTAAGACCTGTACATTCCAGGCTGCTATTTTGATGGAGGCTT is a genomic window containing:
- the LOC139117763 gene encoding deoxyribonuclease-1-like; amino-acid sequence: MRVVVAVVLLAISVYIAEASIKIAAWNVQVLGVTKMGKPDVVDVIVDTCMLYDIIAIQEIRDASLSTPGNLLNAINAKAGGAFRMEVSERLGRSSSKEQYAVYYRHSKFSVIDRFTYADSNDFLERPNFNVRFSSPSTNLKDFVFSVTHVKPSDAVAEIDHFVEVNSAIESRWGVSDILIGGDYNAGCNYVRSGDWGRIRYRTDSKYQWLIPDSADTTVTTTNCPYDRLTIAGAKFKAEYKSNSAKVFNYDSYFGLSNQLALDVSDHYPVEMVIN